In Lolium perenne isolate Kyuss_39 chromosome 5, Kyuss_2.0, whole genome shotgun sequence, the sequence ATTCATGTGCATTCAAGCAAACCATACACGCAACTTCTTCAACTCAACCTCACTCCACAATAACCTTGCTGTCAAGTAAGATTAAACATATAGCATCTACAGCTACCATGTTTTTTTGCAAATAGCGGAGCTAAAATGCTAATGGAAAGATCTTTCAGAAAATAAGACGCTAATGTAATTGCATCAGTTTATCTGCTTATGCCTAATTGATTTGTATGATGGTCCTATTCCAAGTGCAACTTTGAAAATTCCTTCAAGGTTCAGGGGTAGATACTGCTCGTCTATTTTGTACATCTATTTCATAATACTTCAAAAGTGGTACCAAATAGCAAAAATCAGAGCTCTTATGAGAACACACAAATAAAACAGAGGTGGTTCATGTACTCCATCACAGCCTCGTCCTTTACATTTCAATCTCCAAACTTGCCCTTTTCTAGTTATCATGAACTAACAGAAAAAGAACATCAGATATGATAGCTCAAAACTAATcctgggagaatgtttaaaagatatttcaaaaaaataaaaaatagaaattACTTTTTGCATGTAGAGGGACATGTGTGCACATAAAGCTTCACACAAAACCGACAATTTTTATGCCGTgcgtaaaaaagaaaaaaaaaatgtctcaagaaatagactattttagcTCCAAAAAGTTATCTTTTTTTACACAGGGCACAAAACATGTTggtttttgctgaaacaactttgcGAGCATGTAACATGTCAAGATATACACAAACCATTTTGTTTTACATGTTTAAATATGTTCAAAGtgcatttcaaataaagggtgcatatgcacccaggtGCAGAAACACCCTGTCCAGAGTAGGAAGCCTTAATAACTCCATTTCAAGGCAAATAAACATGACATAGAAATGCAGGGAATAAGTCTTCAGAAGGAATGCTAGAATCTGAATGACATTACGACCAATGGTTTGCTAATGTGTTGAATCAGCAATCCAGGTCCATACAAAATAATTTTACAAGTTACGTTAACTAAGGCTTATGTTACTGCTTTTGCCGTCTACTCCTTTTCCTCGTGGGTATTTGGCTTTGCTCCAATAGCTTTTTCTCCTTAAAAGCCTTCACCATGTTGTAAACCTGAAAGGAAACATCCAACTTATTTGTCAGTTCTGACAAGAATCAGGGCTTTTTATATTCAAGAGATTTGAATTGCAATTACCTTCCGAATTCCAGATGTCAAGCCCATGGAATCGATTGAATTTTCATCGACAAGTTTCAGTTTCATGCTATCTTGTCCCTTGTTGCACACTTGACCTACATCACCTACAACAGAAGAATTAGGCTGCAACATAGAAAGTGACTATTATGAGCTAACTCTAGTGAGGACAGCACATGATTCACCTTGGATCTTGAGAACCATCAGCTCCACATGCATCTTCAAGCGAATGTGGGAGAAAATGTGAACATGCTGACCAACATCCTCCCTGAGGACCACATCATATTTACGTTTAACGTCTAAATCAAGCCACTGCTTTAAATACTTATCCATCTCTTTTCTCCTGTTTAGCGAATCGGTCTTACTTTCATCAACAAGAACCGATGGGAACTCCCAGAGCCCAGCAAGCAGGCCCTCTTCTGGCCTCTTTATCAAGAGAAAGAGATTACAATGGCTTGCTGCCATTTCTTGCTCTAAACCTTGTGCAATTTGAACAACACAAACAGCAGCGAAATCATGACGTGGTTTGGCTTTGGGGACCACCCGTGGGTAGTCTGTAACTCCAACCAATGGATTTTCCTGGGAAAGCGCAAGCGCTTGGCAGTGGCTAGAGACAGGGCACTCTGAGCAACCAGGCTTGGTCTTGCTGCATAATGTTGCTCCTAATTCCATCATTGCTTGGTTGAAGTCTCCTGGCCTTGATGGATCAACCAGTTGACCAGCAAGCTCCCTGTCATCCAGCAACAGTGCCCAAAAGTTATGTCTATAAGGCTTTCAAATAAAAAGTTAGGTATTTGGGGATAATGTTGCAGAAGGATCAGATTAATATGGAACCAAAAGTGGATATGGCTTGCACTTAAGCTAGGTGGAAGTGTGGATATTGGCAACTTCGAATTAGGCTTAAATTGGCAGAGTTAATTGATGGTATAGCTCAGTACAATGCAGTAGCTGTTTGGTGTGGACGATAAATTACCATAATTTGATGGTATTTTGCACTAAGTGTTGAAATTGTTATTATTGCATATATGGCCATCTACTCCCTAATTAGTGCCTCAATCAGCTCTTCCATTGCTCTCCAGGGAATCAAAGAGGGTTGTGCTACTTACCAGAATCTCTTTATTGTTGACGATTCCTTTGGGTTATCAGCAATAGCAAAAAGTCTGCTGATAACACGTACAACATTTCCATCGACAAGTGGGGTGACCTATAGCAAACAAAAACACAGCAAAATCATTTGAATATGCATGGAAAAAAAAGGCATGGAGCTAGTCAGTTAAAGATGATATATATGGTACACAACCTCATTGAAGGCTATAGACGCGATAGCTCCTGCTGTGTAGTCTCCGATGCCGCGAACCTGACGAAGTGTTGATGCTGTGCTAGGGAATTCCCCCTTTTCCGCAATCTGCTTTGCTCCCTACTTCCAACAAAAGGAAACACGTCATATGAGCTAAAGAGTAAAGACATGATATGCTTACT encodes:
- the LOC127300746 gene encoding adenine DNA glycosylase; translation: MAKSPKGKVTTSRRPARKLQAGSAAAPPSADIEDLATSAALVGPASAPAALRSGLLRWYDAHRRDLPWRFSAAPGREGREKRAYAVWVSEVMLQQTRVPVVIDYYSRWMEQWPTVETLAAATQEEVNEMWAGLGYYRRARFLLEGAKQIAEKGEFPSTASTLRQVRGIGDYTAGAIASIAFNEVTPLVDGNVVRVISRLFAIADNPKESSTIKRFWELAGQLVDPSRPGDFNQAMMELGATLCSKTKPGCSECPVSSHCQALALSQENPLVGVTDYPRVVPKAKPRHDFAAVCVVQIAQGLEQEMAASHCNLFLLIKRPEEGLLAGLWEFPSVLVDESKTDSLNRRKEMDKYLKQWLDLDVKRKYDVVLREDVGQHVHIFSHIRLKMHVELMVLKIQGDVGQVCNKGQDSMKLKLVDENSIDSMGLTSGIRKVYNMVKAFKEKKLLEQSQIPTRKRSRRQKQ